From the Anoplopoma fimbria isolate UVic2021 breed Golden Eagle Sablefish chromosome 14, Afim_UVic_2022, whole genome shotgun sequence genome, one window contains:
- the kcnt1a gene encoding potassium channel subfamily T member 1 isoform X1 produces the protein MEQQESEEVPPLPPRFRFRDLLLGDQSFQNDDRVQVEFYVNENTFKERLKLFFIKNQRSSLRIRVFNFSLKLLTCLLYIIRVVTDNPGQGASGIHSLIFWVDRKVPVWAIQVIVAIISFLETMLLMYLSYKGNIWEQMFQVSFLLEMINTVPFIITIFWPSIRNIFIPVFLNCWLAKCALENMINDVHRAIQRTNSAMFNQVLILICTLLCLVFTGTCGIQHLERAGKNLSLFNSFYFCIVTFSTVGFGDVTPRIWPSQLLVVIMICVALVVLPLQFEELMYLWMERQKSGGNYSRHRAQTEKHVVLCVSALKIDLLMDFLNEFYAHPRLQDYYVVILCPSEMDLQVRRVLQIPLWSQRVIYLQGSVLKDQDLLRAKMDDAEACFILSSRNEVDRMAADHQTILRAWAVKDFAPNCPLYVQILKPENKFHVKFADHVVCEEEFKYAMLALNCVCPATSTLVTLLVHTSRGREGQQSPEQWQRMYGCCSGNEVYHIRVCDSKFFGEYNGKSFTYASFHAHKKYGVCLIGIKREDNKSILLNPGPRHIMAATDTCYYINITKEENSAFIFNQEERKGRNTGGLYDGPSQLPVHSIIASMGTVAMDLQNSSPPDFSGGKLVPPSVNGTGGRRPSIAPVQEIADSSSILPCDLLSDQSEDDSVFTDEKGHSSTEYVKGYPPNSPYIGSSPTLCHLLAEKAPFCCLRLDQGCRHNSFEDAKAYGFKNKLIIVSAETAGNGLYNFIVPLRAYYRPRKELNPIVLLLDNPPDNHFLEAICCFPMVYYMAGTIDNLDSLLQCGIIYADNLVVVDKESTMSAEEDYMADAKTIVNVQTMFRLFPSLSIITELTHPSNMRFMQFRAKDCYSLALSKLEKKERDKGSNLAFMFRLPFAAGRVFSISMLDTLLYQSFVKDYMILIARLLLGLDTTPGSGFLCAMKITEEDLWISTYGRLFQKLCSSSAEIPIGIYRTESHIFPTSESQVSVSVDDCEDTKDKGDESRSNDQSDHPLLRKKSMQWARRLSKKSVRWQGVTRDSSKDHSQRIAQQRLNLYRRSEREELSELVRNRMRHLGLPTSGYDEQNDQQNTLSYVLINPSPDTRLELNDVVYLIRSDPLAHVPDEPPVHRSSLKERNESISDTKEDTQL, from the exons atggagcagcaggagagtgAGGAGGTGCCTCCGCTGCCGCCCCGCTTCCGCTTCAGAGATCTGCTGCTCGGGGACCAGAGCTTCCAGAATGATGACAG GGTGCAGGTGGAGTTCTATGTGAATGAAAACACCTTCAAGGAGCGTCTGAAGCTTTTCTTCATCAAAAACCAAAGATCAA GTCTTCGGATTCGTGTGTTCAACTTCTCCCTGAAGCTGCTCACCTGTCTGCTGTACATCATCCGAGTGGTGACGGATAACCCCGGTCAGGGCGCCAGCGGCATTCACAGC TTAATCTTCTGGGTGGACAGAAAAGTTCCTGTCTGGGCCATTCAA GTGATTGTAGCTATCATTAGTTTCCTGGAGACTATGTTACTGATGTATCTGAGCTACAAG ggGAACATTTGGGAGCAGATGTTCCAGGTGTCATTTCTTCTGGAAATGATCAACACAGTTCCCTTCATCATTACG ATCTTCTGGCCCTCAATAAGAAACATCTTCATTCCCGTATTTCTCAACTGCTGGCTGGCCAAGTGTGCTTTGGAGAACATGATT AATGATGTCCACAGAGCAATCCAGAGGACCAACTCAGCCATGTTCAACCAGGTCCTCATTCTCATCTGCACCCTGCTCTGCCTGGTCTTCACTGG CACATGTGGAATCCAGCATCTGGAGCGAGCGGGCAAAAACCTCTCCCTCTTCAACTCCTTCTACTTCTGCATCGTCACCTTCTCCACCGTGGGCTTTGGAGACGTCACTCCCCGCATATGGCCCTCCCAGCTGCTGGTGGTCATCATGATCTGTGTGGCTCTGGTGGTGCTGCCTCTGCAG TTTGAGGAGCTGATGTACTTGTGGATGGAGAGACAGAAGTCTGGAGGGAATTACAGCCGCCACCGAGCGCAGACAGAGAAACATGTCGTGCTGTGTGTCAGCGCACTAAAGATAGATCTGCTCATGGATTTTCTCAATGAATTCTATGCCCATCCCAGACTGCAG GATTACTATGTGGTGATCCTGTGCCCGAGTGAAATGGACCTCCAGGTGCGGAGAGTGTTGCAGATCCCTCTGTGGTCTCAAAGGGTCATCTATCTGCAAGGATCTGTTCTCAAAGACCAGGACCTGCTGAGAGCCAA AATGGATGACGCAGAGGCTTGTTTCATTCTAAGCAGTCGCAACGAGGTGGATCGCATGGCTGCG GACCATCAGACCATCCTGAGAGCCTGGGCAGTGAAGGACTTTGCTCCAAATTGCCCTCTTTATGTCCAGATACTCAAACCTGAAAATAAGTTCCATGTAAAATTTGCAG ATCATgttgtgtgtgaggaggagttCAAGTACGCCATGTTGGCTCTCAACTGTGTGTGTCCTGCCACCTCCACCTTGGTCACGCTGCTTGTGCACACCTCCCGCGGACG AGAAGGACAGCAGTCTCCGGAGCAGTGGCAGAGGATGTACGGATGTTGCTCTGGCAACGAGGTCTACCACATCCGAGTGTGTGACAGCAAGTTCTTTGGAGAGTATAACGGCAAAAGCTTTACATACGCCTCCTTTCATGCTCACAAGAA GTACGGCGTGTGTCTGATCGGTATAAAGAGGGAGGACAACAAGAGCATCCTGCTGAACCCTGGCCCGCGCCACATCATGGCTGCCACAGACACCTGCTACTACATCAACATCACCAAGGAGGAGAACTCAGCCTTCATCTTCaaccaggaggagaggaaaggccGCAATACCGGGGGTCTCTACGACGGACCCTCGCAGCTTCCTGTGCACAGCATCATAGCTAGCATGG GCACTGTCGCCATGGATCTTCAGAATTCGAGTCCACCGGACTTCTCAGGTGGCAAACTGGTCCCACCTTCAGTTAATGGAACAGGGGGCCGCCGGCCGAGCATCGCTCCAGTTCAGGAGATCGCCGACTCCTCATCAATTCTGCCATGTGACCTTCTCAGTGACCAATCAGAAGATGACTCCGTCTTCACAGATGAGAAAGGCCACTCATCTACTGA GTACGTGAAAGGTTATCCCCCTAACTCACCATATATCGGGAGCTCGCCCACCTTGTGCCATCTCTTGGCTGAGAAAGCCCCGTTTTGCTGCCTACGTCTGGACCAG GGTTGCAGGCACAACAGCTTCGAGGACGCTAAGGCTTACGGTTTTAAAAACAAGCTCATCATTGTGTCCGCTGAGACTGCAGGGAATGGCCTTTATAACTTCATAGTGCCTCTCAGAGCTTATTACAGACCCAGGAAAGAACTTAACCCCATTGTCTTGCTGCTGGATAACCC GCCAGATAATCACTTTCTGGAGGCCATCTGCTGTTTTCCTATGGTCTACTACATGGCCGGGACCATAGACAA tctggacaGCCTGTTGCAGTGTGGCATTATCTACGCTGATAATTTGGTTGTTGTGGATAAAGAGAGTACAATGAGTGCCGAGGAGGACTACATGGCTGATGCCAAAACTATTGTCAATGTGCAGACGATGTTCAG GTTGTTTCCCAGTCTCAGCATTATCACAGAGCTTACTCATCCATCCAACATGAGATTCATGCAGTTTAGAGCAAAGGACTGCTATTCACTGGCCCTCTCCAAGCTGGAGAAG AAAGAGCGTGATAAAGGTTCCAACTTGGCCTTCATGTTTCGCCTACCCTTCGCTGCAGGGAGAGTGTTCAGTATCAGCATGTTGGACACCCTGCTGTATCAG TCTTTTGTGAAGGACTACATGATCCTTATTGCGAGACTGCTGCTGGGGCTGGACACCACTCCAGGATCAGGATTCCTCTGTGCT ATGAAAATAACAGAGGAAGATCTGTGGATTAGTACTTATGGCAGACTGTTCCAGAAACTCTGCTCCTCAAGTGCTGAAATTCCTATTGGGATATATCGGACAGAATCACACATTTTCCCGACTTCTGAG TCACAGGTGTCAGTCAGTGTTGACGACTGCGAGGACACCAAGGACAAGGGGGACGAGTCTCGCAGCAATGACCAATCAGATCACCCCCTGCTGAGGAAGAAGAGCATGCAGTGGGCACGGCGTCTGAGTAAGAAGAGCGTCAGGTGGCAGGGAGTGACCCGGGACTCGAGCAAAGACCACTCCCAACGCATCGCTCAGCAGCGCCTCAACCTCTACCGACGCTCCGAGAGGGAGGAGCTGTCTGAGCTGGTCCGCAACCGCATGAGGCATCTGGGCCTGCCCACGTCCGGATATG ATGAGCAGAATGATCAGCAGAACACCCTGTCCTACGTCCTGATCAACCCTTCTCCCGACACCAGGCTGGAGCTCAA
- the kcnt1a gene encoding potassium channel subfamily T member 1 isoform X3: MEQQESEEVPPLPPRFRFRDLLLGDQSFQNDDRVQVEFYVNENTFKERLKLFFIKNQRSSLRIRVFNFSLKLLTCLLYIIRVVTDNPGQGASGIHSLIFWVDRKVPVWAIQVIVAIISFLETMLLMYLSYKGNIWEQMFQVSFLLEMINTVPFIITIFWPSIRNIFIPVFLNCWLAKCALENMINDVHRAIQRTNSAMFNQVLILICTLLCLVFTGTCGIQHLERAGKNLSLFNSFYFCIVTFSTVGFGDVTPRIWPSQLLVVIMICVALVVLPLQFEELMYLWMERQKSGGNYSRHRAQTEKHVVLCVSALKIDLLMDFLNEFYAHPRLQDYYVVILCPSEMDLQVRRVLQIPLWSQRVIYLQGSVLKDQDLLRAKMDDAEACFILSSRNEVDRMAADHQTILRAWAVKDFAPNCPLYVQILKPENKFHVKFADHVVCEEEFKYAMLALNCVCPATSTLVTLLVHTSRGRYGVCLIGIKREDNKSILLNPGPRHIMAATDTCYYINITKEENSAFIFNQEERKGRNTGGLYDGPSQLPVHSIIASMGTVAMDLQNSSPPDFSGGKLVPPSVNGTGGRRPSIAPVQEIADSSSILPCDLLSDQSEDDSVFTDEKGHSSTEYVKGYPPNSPYIGSSPTLCHLLAEKAPFCCLRLDQGCRHNSFEDAKAYGFKNKLIIVSAETAGNGLYNFIVPLRAYYRPRKELNPIVLLLDNPLDSLLQCGIIYADNLVVVDKESTMSAEEDYMADAKTIVNVQTMFRLFPSLSIITELTHPSNMRFMQFRAKDCYSLALSKLEKKERDKGSNLAFMFRLPFAAGRVFSISMLDTLLYQSFVKDYMILIARLLLGLDTTPGSGFLCAMKITEEDLWISTYGRLFQKLCSSSAEIPIGIYRTESHIFPTSEVRHLRSQSQVSVSVDDCEDTKDKGDESRSNDQSDHPLLRKKSMQWARRLSKKSVRWQGVTRDSSKDHSQRIAQQRLNLYRRSEREELSELVRNRMRHLGLPTSGYDEQNDQQNTLSYVLINPSPDTRLELNDVVYLIRSDPLAHVPDEPPVHRSSLKERNESISDTKEDTQL; the protein is encoded by the exons atggagcagcaggagagtgAGGAGGTGCCTCCGCTGCCGCCCCGCTTCCGCTTCAGAGATCTGCTGCTCGGGGACCAGAGCTTCCAGAATGATGACAG GGTGCAGGTGGAGTTCTATGTGAATGAAAACACCTTCAAGGAGCGTCTGAAGCTTTTCTTCATCAAAAACCAAAGATCAA GTCTTCGGATTCGTGTGTTCAACTTCTCCCTGAAGCTGCTCACCTGTCTGCTGTACATCATCCGAGTGGTGACGGATAACCCCGGTCAGGGCGCCAGCGGCATTCACAGC TTAATCTTCTGGGTGGACAGAAAAGTTCCTGTCTGGGCCATTCAA GTGATTGTAGCTATCATTAGTTTCCTGGAGACTATGTTACTGATGTATCTGAGCTACAAG ggGAACATTTGGGAGCAGATGTTCCAGGTGTCATTTCTTCTGGAAATGATCAACACAGTTCCCTTCATCATTACG ATCTTCTGGCCCTCAATAAGAAACATCTTCATTCCCGTATTTCTCAACTGCTGGCTGGCCAAGTGTGCTTTGGAGAACATGATT AATGATGTCCACAGAGCAATCCAGAGGACCAACTCAGCCATGTTCAACCAGGTCCTCATTCTCATCTGCACCCTGCTCTGCCTGGTCTTCACTGG CACATGTGGAATCCAGCATCTGGAGCGAGCGGGCAAAAACCTCTCCCTCTTCAACTCCTTCTACTTCTGCATCGTCACCTTCTCCACCGTGGGCTTTGGAGACGTCACTCCCCGCATATGGCCCTCCCAGCTGCTGGTGGTCATCATGATCTGTGTGGCTCTGGTGGTGCTGCCTCTGCAG TTTGAGGAGCTGATGTACTTGTGGATGGAGAGACAGAAGTCTGGAGGGAATTACAGCCGCCACCGAGCGCAGACAGAGAAACATGTCGTGCTGTGTGTCAGCGCACTAAAGATAGATCTGCTCATGGATTTTCTCAATGAATTCTATGCCCATCCCAGACTGCAG GATTACTATGTGGTGATCCTGTGCCCGAGTGAAATGGACCTCCAGGTGCGGAGAGTGTTGCAGATCCCTCTGTGGTCTCAAAGGGTCATCTATCTGCAAGGATCTGTTCTCAAAGACCAGGACCTGCTGAGAGCCAA AATGGATGACGCAGAGGCTTGTTTCATTCTAAGCAGTCGCAACGAGGTGGATCGCATGGCTGCG GACCATCAGACCATCCTGAGAGCCTGGGCAGTGAAGGACTTTGCTCCAAATTGCCCTCTTTATGTCCAGATACTCAAACCTGAAAATAAGTTCCATGTAAAATTTGCAG ATCATgttgtgtgtgaggaggagttCAAGTACGCCATGTTGGCTCTCAACTGTGTGTGTCCTGCCACCTCCACCTTGGTCACGCTGCTTGTGCACACCTCCCGCGGACG GTACGGCGTGTGTCTGATCGGTATAAAGAGGGAGGACAACAAGAGCATCCTGCTGAACCCTGGCCCGCGCCACATCATGGCTGCCACAGACACCTGCTACTACATCAACATCACCAAGGAGGAGAACTCAGCCTTCATCTTCaaccaggaggagaggaaaggccGCAATACCGGGGGTCTCTACGACGGACCCTCGCAGCTTCCTGTGCACAGCATCATAGCTAGCATGG GCACTGTCGCCATGGATCTTCAGAATTCGAGTCCACCGGACTTCTCAGGTGGCAAACTGGTCCCACCTTCAGTTAATGGAACAGGGGGCCGCCGGCCGAGCATCGCTCCAGTTCAGGAGATCGCCGACTCCTCATCAATTCTGCCATGTGACCTTCTCAGTGACCAATCAGAAGATGACTCCGTCTTCACAGATGAGAAAGGCCACTCATCTACTGA GTACGTGAAAGGTTATCCCCCTAACTCACCATATATCGGGAGCTCGCCCACCTTGTGCCATCTCTTGGCTGAGAAAGCCCCGTTTTGCTGCCTACGTCTGGACCAG GGTTGCAGGCACAACAGCTTCGAGGACGCTAAGGCTTACGGTTTTAAAAACAAGCTCATCATTGTGTCCGCTGAGACTGCAGGGAATGGCCTTTATAACTTCATAGTGCCTCTCAGAGCTTATTACAGACCCAGGAAAGAACTTAACCCCATTGTCTTGCTGCTGGATAACCC tctggacaGCCTGTTGCAGTGTGGCATTATCTACGCTGATAATTTGGTTGTTGTGGATAAAGAGAGTACAATGAGTGCCGAGGAGGACTACATGGCTGATGCCAAAACTATTGTCAATGTGCAGACGATGTTCAG GTTGTTTCCCAGTCTCAGCATTATCACAGAGCTTACTCATCCATCCAACATGAGATTCATGCAGTTTAGAGCAAAGGACTGCTATTCACTGGCCCTCTCCAAGCTGGAGAAG AAAGAGCGTGATAAAGGTTCCAACTTGGCCTTCATGTTTCGCCTACCCTTCGCTGCAGGGAGAGTGTTCAGTATCAGCATGTTGGACACCCTGCTGTATCAG TCTTTTGTGAAGGACTACATGATCCTTATTGCGAGACTGCTGCTGGGGCTGGACACCACTCCAGGATCAGGATTCCTCTGTGCT ATGAAAATAACAGAGGAAGATCTGTGGATTAGTACTTATGGCAGACTGTTCCAGAAACTCTGCTCCTCAAGTGCTGAAATTCCTATTGGGATATATCGGACAGAATCACACATTTTCCCGACTTCTGAGGTGAGACATCTGAGAT CCCAGTCACAGGTGTCAGTCAGTGTTGACGACTGCGAGGACACCAAGGACAAGGGGGACGAGTCTCGCAGCAATGACCAATCAGATCACCCCCTGCTGAGGAAGAAGAGCATGCAGTGGGCACGGCGTCTGAGTAAGAAGAGCGTCAGGTGGCAGGGAGTGACCCGGGACTCGAGCAAAGACCACTCCCAACGCATCGCTCAGCAGCGCCTCAACCTCTACCGACGCTCCGAGAGGGAGGAGCTGTCTGAGCTGGTCCGCAACCGCATGAGGCATCTGGGCCTGCCCACGTCCGGATATG ATGAGCAGAATGATCAGCAGAACACCCTGTCCTACGTCCTGATCAACCCTTCTCCCGACACCAGGCTGGAGCTCAA
- the kcnt1a gene encoding potassium channel subfamily T member 1 isoform X2, protein MEQQESEEVPPLPPRFRFRDLLLGDQSFQNDDRVQVEFYVNENTFKERLKLFFIKNQRSSLRIRVFNFSLKLLTCLLYIIRVVTDNPGQGASGIHSLIFWVDRKVPVWAIQVIVAIISFLETMLLMYLSYKGNIWEQMFQVSFLLEMINTVPFIITIFWPSIRNIFIPVFLNCWLAKCALENMINDVHRAIQRTNSAMFNQVLILICTLLCLVFTGTCGIQHLERAGKNLSLFNSFYFCIVTFSTVGFGDVTPRIWPSQLLVVIMICVALVVLPLQFEELMYLWMERQKSGGNYSRHRAQTEKHVVLCVSALKIDLLMDFLNEFYAHPRLQDYYVVILCPSEMDLQVRRVLQIPLWSQRVIYLQGSVLKDQDLLRAKMDDAEACFILSSRNEVDRMAADHQTILRAWAVKDFAPNCPLYVQILKPENKFHVKFADHVVCEEEFKYAMLALNCVCPATSTLVTLLVHTSRGREGQQSPEQWQRMYGCCSGNEVYHIRVCDSKFFGEYNGKSFTYASFHAHKKYGVCLIGIKREDNKSILLNPGPRHIMAATDTCYYINITKEENSAFIFNQEERKGRNTGGLYDGPSQLPVHSIIASMGTVAMDLQNSSPPDFSGGKLVPPSVNGTGGRRPSIAPVQEIADSSSILPCDLLSDQSEDDSVFTDEKGHSSTEYVKGYPPNSPYIGSSPTLCHLLAEKAPFCCLRLDQGCRHNSFEDAKAYGFKNKLIIVSAETAGNGLYNFIVPLRAYYRPRKELNPIVLLLDNPLDSLLQCGIIYADNLVVVDKESTMSAEEDYMADAKTIVNVQTMFRLFPSLSIITELTHPSNMRFMQFRAKDCYSLALSKLEKKERDKGSNLAFMFRLPFAAGRVFSISMLDTLLYQSFVKDYMILIARLLLGLDTTPGSGFLCAMKITEEDLWISTYGRLFQKLCSSSAEIPIGIYRTESHIFPTSESQVSVSVDDCEDTKDKGDESRSNDQSDHPLLRKKSMQWARRLSKKSVRWQGVTRDSSKDHSQRIAQQRLNLYRRSEREELSELVRNRMRHLGLPTSGYDEQNDQQNTLSYVLINPSPDTRLELNDVVYLIRSDPLAHVPDEPPVHRSSLKERNESISDTKEDTQL, encoded by the exons atggagcagcaggagagtgAGGAGGTGCCTCCGCTGCCGCCCCGCTTCCGCTTCAGAGATCTGCTGCTCGGGGACCAGAGCTTCCAGAATGATGACAG GGTGCAGGTGGAGTTCTATGTGAATGAAAACACCTTCAAGGAGCGTCTGAAGCTTTTCTTCATCAAAAACCAAAGATCAA GTCTTCGGATTCGTGTGTTCAACTTCTCCCTGAAGCTGCTCACCTGTCTGCTGTACATCATCCGAGTGGTGACGGATAACCCCGGTCAGGGCGCCAGCGGCATTCACAGC TTAATCTTCTGGGTGGACAGAAAAGTTCCTGTCTGGGCCATTCAA GTGATTGTAGCTATCATTAGTTTCCTGGAGACTATGTTACTGATGTATCTGAGCTACAAG ggGAACATTTGGGAGCAGATGTTCCAGGTGTCATTTCTTCTGGAAATGATCAACACAGTTCCCTTCATCATTACG ATCTTCTGGCCCTCAATAAGAAACATCTTCATTCCCGTATTTCTCAACTGCTGGCTGGCCAAGTGTGCTTTGGAGAACATGATT AATGATGTCCACAGAGCAATCCAGAGGACCAACTCAGCCATGTTCAACCAGGTCCTCATTCTCATCTGCACCCTGCTCTGCCTGGTCTTCACTGG CACATGTGGAATCCAGCATCTGGAGCGAGCGGGCAAAAACCTCTCCCTCTTCAACTCCTTCTACTTCTGCATCGTCACCTTCTCCACCGTGGGCTTTGGAGACGTCACTCCCCGCATATGGCCCTCCCAGCTGCTGGTGGTCATCATGATCTGTGTGGCTCTGGTGGTGCTGCCTCTGCAG TTTGAGGAGCTGATGTACTTGTGGATGGAGAGACAGAAGTCTGGAGGGAATTACAGCCGCCACCGAGCGCAGACAGAGAAACATGTCGTGCTGTGTGTCAGCGCACTAAAGATAGATCTGCTCATGGATTTTCTCAATGAATTCTATGCCCATCCCAGACTGCAG GATTACTATGTGGTGATCCTGTGCCCGAGTGAAATGGACCTCCAGGTGCGGAGAGTGTTGCAGATCCCTCTGTGGTCTCAAAGGGTCATCTATCTGCAAGGATCTGTTCTCAAAGACCAGGACCTGCTGAGAGCCAA AATGGATGACGCAGAGGCTTGTTTCATTCTAAGCAGTCGCAACGAGGTGGATCGCATGGCTGCG GACCATCAGACCATCCTGAGAGCCTGGGCAGTGAAGGACTTTGCTCCAAATTGCCCTCTTTATGTCCAGATACTCAAACCTGAAAATAAGTTCCATGTAAAATTTGCAG ATCATgttgtgtgtgaggaggagttCAAGTACGCCATGTTGGCTCTCAACTGTGTGTGTCCTGCCACCTCCACCTTGGTCACGCTGCTTGTGCACACCTCCCGCGGACG AGAAGGACAGCAGTCTCCGGAGCAGTGGCAGAGGATGTACGGATGTTGCTCTGGCAACGAGGTCTACCACATCCGAGTGTGTGACAGCAAGTTCTTTGGAGAGTATAACGGCAAAAGCTTTACATACGCCTCCTTTCATGCTCACAAGAA GTACGGCGTGTGTCTGATCGGTATAAAGAGGGAGGACAACAAGAGCATCCTGCTGAACCCTGGCCCGCGCCACATCATGGCTGCCACAGACACCTGCTACTACATCAACATCACCAAGGAGGAGAACTCAGCCTTCATCTTCaaccaggaggagaggaaaggccGCAATACCGGGGGTCTCTACGACGGACCCTCGCAGCTTCCTGTGCACAGCATCATAGCTAGCATGG GCACTGTCGCCATGGATCTTCAGAATTCGAGTCCACCGGACTTCTCAGGTGGCAAACTGGTCCCACCTTCAGTTAATGGAACAGGGGGCCGCCGGCCGAGCATCGCTCCAGTTCAGGAGATCGCCGACTCCTCATCAATTCTGCCATGTGACCTTCTCAGTGACCAATCAGAAGATGACTCCGTCTTCACAGATGAGAAAGGCCACTCATCTACTGA GTACGTGAAAGGTTATCCCCCTAACTCACCATATATCGGGAGCTCGCCCACCTTGTGCCATCTCTTGGCTGAGAAAGCCCCGTTTTGCTGCCTACGTCTGGACCAG GGTTGCAGGCACAACAGCTTCGAGGACGCTAAGGCTTACGGTTTTAAAAACAAGCTCATCATTGTGTCCGCTGAGACTGCAGGGAATGGCCTTTATAACTTCATAGTGCCTCTCAGAGCTTATTACAGACCCAGGAAAGAACTTAACCCCATTGTCTTGCTGCTGGATAACCC tctggacaGCCTGTTGCAGTGTGGCATTATCTACGCTGATAATTTGGTTGTTGTGGATAAAGAGAGTACAATGAGTGCCGAGGAGGACTACATGGCTGATGCCAAAACTATTGTCAATGTGCAGACGATGTTCAG GTTGTTTCCCAGTCTCAGCATTATCACAGAGCTTACTCATCCATCCAACATGAGATTCATGCAGTTTAGAGCAAAGGACTGCTATTCACTGGCCCTCTCCAAGCTGGAGAAG AAAGAGCGTGATAAAGGTTCCAACTTGGCCTTCATGTTTCGCCTACCCTTCGCTGCAGGGAGAGTGTTCAGTATCAGCATGTTGGACACCCTGCTGTATCAG TCTTTTGTGAAGGACTACATGATCCTTATTGCGAGACTGCTGCTGGGGCTGGACACCACTCCAGGATCAGGATTCCTCTGTGCT ATGAAAATAACAGAGGAAGATCTGTGGATTAGTACTTATGGCAGACTGTTCCAGAAACTCTGCTCCTCAAGTGCTGAAATTCCTATTGGGATATATCGGACAGAATCACACATTTTCCCGACTTCTGAG TCACAGGTGTCAGTCAGTGTTGACGACTGCGAGGACACCAAGGACAAGGGGGACGAGTCTCGCAGCAATGACCAATCAGATCACCCCCTGCTGAGGAAGAAGAGCATGCAGTGGGCACGGCGTCTGAGTAAGAAGAGCGTCAGGTGGCAGGGAGTGACCCGGGACTCGAGCAAAGACCACTCCCAACGCATCGCTCAGCAGCGCCTCAACCTCTACCGACGCTCCGAGAGGGAGGAGCTGTCTGAGCTGGTCCGCAACCGCATGAGGCATCTGGGCCTGCCCACGTCCGGATATG ATGAGCAGAATGATCAGCAGAACACCCTGTCCTACGTCCTGATCAACCCTTCTCCCGACACCAGGCTGGAGCTCAA